The Montipora foliosa isolate CH-2021 chromosome 14, ASM3666993v2, whole genome shotgun sequence genome window below encodes:
- the LOC137984385 gene encoding uncharacterized protein: MTTPFPLSGLVMMILSSLRKSLKAAHSSYDFSKQKNILSKDEWAALSDLRRDDSIIITRPDKGNGVVIVSRLDYLNKMKKLISDGTKFKQLKHNPTKSREESLSAYLRKIKKDGIIDDVTLHKILPSGSSPGVLNGLPKVHKTGCPFRPIVSSVNTYNYNLASYLVGILQPISTNQHTVKDSFSFADWAKTYKHNNGIMCSLDVTSLFTNVPLDETIQICLDRLYSLPYPVLKDLLQLATKKSHFIFDGQYYDQIDGVAMGSPLGPVLANIFMCHFEEKWLMNSRFCPSL, from the coding sequence ATGACAACGCCGTTTCCTTTGTCTGGTCTCGTAATGATGATACTGTCATCCCTGCGTAAATCACTCAAGGCTGCCCATTCATCCTATGACttttctaaacaaaagaacattctCAGCAAGGATGAATGGGCAGCCTTGAGTGATTTACGCAGGGATGACAGTATCATCATTACGAGACCAGACAAAGGAAACGGCGTTGTCATCGTCAGCAGACTTGATTATCTTAATAAAATGAAGAAGTTGATTTCTGACGGTACCAAATTCAAACAATTAAAACATAATCCAACTAAATCTAGAGAAGAGAGCCTTTCTGCATATCTTCGcaaaatcaaaaaagacggaatTATTGATGACGTAACACTCCACAAGATTCTTCCCAGTGGATCTTCTCCTGGTGTTTTAAATGGTCTGCCAAAGGTTCACAAGACTGGATGCCCTTTCCGCCCTATCGTTTCCTCTGTGAACACCTACAATTACAATCTTGCTTCCTATCTCGTTGGCATACTTCAACCAATTTCCACCAACCAACACACGGTTAAAGATTCATTTAGCTTTGCAGATTGGGCCAAAACTTACAAACATAACAACGGAATAATGTGTTCTTTGGATGTTACTTCTCTTTTTACAAACGTGCCGCTTGATGAAACAATACAGATTTGTCTAGACAGATTGTACTCTCTCCCTTATCCtgttttgaaagatcttttgcagCTCGCCACTAAGAAGAGTCATTTTATATTTGATGGCCAATACTACGATCAGATTGATGGTGTAGCCATGGGTTCACCTTTAGGCCCCGTTTTggctaacattttcatgtgccactttgaagaaaaatggttgATGAACAGCAGATTCTGTCCTTCACTTTGA
- the LOC137984386 gene encoding uncharacterized protein, with protein MKKLISDGTKFKQLKHNPTKSREESLSAYLRKIKKDGIIDDVTLHKILPSGSSPGVLYGLPKVHKTGCPFRPIVSSVNTYNYNLASYLVGILQPISTNQHTVKDPFSFADWAKTYKHNNGIMCSLDVTSLFTNVPLDETIQICLDRLYSLPYPVLKDLLQLATKKSHFIFDGQYYDQIDGVAMGSPLGPVLANIFMCHFEEKWLMNSRFCPSL; from the coding sequence ATGAAGAAGTTGATTTCTGACGGTACCAAATTCAAACAATTAAAACATAATCCAACTAAATCTAGAGAAGAGAGCCTTTCTGCATATCTTCGcaaaatcaaaaaagacggaatTATTGATGACGTAACACTCCACAAGATTCTACCCAGTGGATCTTCTCCTGGTGTTTTATATGGTCTGCCAAAGGTTCACAAGACTGGATGCCCTTTCCGCCCTATCGTTTCCTCTGTGAACACCTACAATTACAATCTTGCTTCCTATCTCGTTGGCATACTTCAACCAATTTCCACCAACCAACACACGGTTAAAGATCCATTTAGCTTTGCAGATTGGGCCAAAACTTACAAACATAACAACGGAATAATGTGTTCTTTGGATGTCACTTCTCTTTTTACAAACGTGCCGCTTGATGAAACAATACAGATTTGTCTAGACAGATTGTACTCTCTCCCTTATCCtgttttgaaagatcttttgcagCTCGCCACTAAGAAGAGTCATTTTATATTTGATGGCCAATACTACGATCAGATTGATGGTGTAGCCATGGGTTCACCTTTAGGCCCCGTTTTggctaacattttcatgtgccactttgaagaaaaatggttgATGAACAGCAGATTCTGTCCTTCACTTTGA